From a single Brassica rapa cultivar Chiifu-401-42 chromosome A01, CAAS_Brap_v3.01, whole genome shotgun sequence genomic region:
- the LOC117132771 gene encoding uncharacterized protein LOC117132771 isoform X1 produces MLYCFQISGMELELPNRLYGEGLEPQVKKINNSCRLKLLELLKEKMEPEFDEVMKDPIFSQIMVIQKNDLKFSARLVHSFLCKELMTSKRHEKWFTFARRPLRFGLQEYHAVTGLKVKRENNSGLVTWKDDNGFWSKQIKTNGKINLQIIKKKHLEESNTWTWVDRVRLIYLCVIMGVVMGKDEKVNIPHLYMKLAMDLEKLRNYPWGLYSFDFLLKQIDKTRHKLEQKEGYLMEGFLFGFQIWIMEAVPALGEICGTKVSKDFTGPLCGNWRGCAKCSYEDIIGVENLFPENGILHSFMESHIDGVVLLATDFVQKDEKKDERVDRILDMINSKHDWNNHVWGVKEGTNSEFEESGEEKGEDQTADTERGENSHVAGNVDGTADVSGRNKRKHADRGAESRKKNVLCHLAASSKGNIDTDMKNFLEDLVQASFTAFGEKFCQQFSDRLGKIETEVTQLRTASERTEQFETVVTDRLGKIEAEVTQLRTSLVVTELVGKSDQASGPSLTKINSGPSTSKKGTAPTKKKAVKNQELKTADSCVNLPRAKVTQSSASDLRMGTQEFLESCMKNLPLDTFVKGLNPSQAKVEDSLDWLELPKSLKKPTDSLELQKSLKKPAVRLDDRDIELDGENFPDRCLVFVHPTDFKKMQDWQDTRTAIQIGPSMLDGDLAGRIMSASSWLKNYEIDAIMYVFRERTTLKRWNVDRVAFMTCVFSDLIAKDYQNFCKGIKKYTMDPLLLQYGKGELPSHGRTQMLWNVDVDRMYVPVWVNCNHWIALCISFVTRNIQVFDCGGKKKIKEVEAFAQLIPRIVKAVQSLTIQKHLHITPYNVSYVPMSGLNRLQCHCGVYTIKHIECHVLGLDIFMVNDENIWGARIKIMWDLWEAANDLELIERMSKYEPIKCSKPAEYVEIDDL; encoded by the exons atgttgtattgttttcaaatttcaggTATGGAGTTGGAGTTGCCTAATCGTTTATACGGTGAGGGATTGGAACCTCAGGTTAAGAAGATTAATAACAGCTGCCGACTAAAACTTCTCGAGTtgctaaaagaaaaaatggaacCAGAATTCGATGAAGTTATGAAAGATCCCATTTTTTCACAGATTATGGTTATCCAGAAGAATGATCTGAAGTTTTCGGCGAGGTTGGTACACTCTTTTTTGTGTAAGGAGTTGATGACAAGCAAGAGACATGAGAAGTGGTTCACTTTCGCTAGGAGACCTCTGCGTTTTGGATTGCAAGAGTATCATGCTGTCACTGGTCTGAAAGTGAAGCGAGAGAATAACAGTGGGCTAGTGACATGGAAAGACGATAATGGTTTTTGGAGCAAGCAGATAAAGAcaaatggaaaaataaatttgcaGATCATAAAAAAGAAGCATTTGGAAGAGAGCAATACCTGGACTTGGGTTGATAGGGTGAGACTGATATATCTTTGCGTTATTATGGGTGTGGTGATGGGAAAGGATGAGAAGGTGAATATCCCGCATCTGTACATGAAGTTGGCGatggatttggagaagcttcggAATTATCCATGGGGTCTGTATTCGTTTGATTTCCTTCTGAAGCAAATTGATAAAACAAGGCATAAATTAGAGCAGAAAGAGGGGTATCTGATGGAAGGATTCTTGTTTGGTTTCCAAATTTGGATAATGGAAGCTGTTCCTGCTTTAGGAGAGATTTGTGGCACAAAAGTCAGTAAAGATTTTACAGGTCCACTGTGTGGTAATTGGAGAGGATGTGCAAAATGTTCTTATGAAGATATCATTGGCGTTGAGAACTTATTCCCAGAAAAC GGAATTTTGCATTCATTCATGGAATCCCACATAGATGGAGTGGTCCTTTTGGCAACTGATTTTGTACAGAAGGATGAGAAGAAAGATGAAAGAGTAGATCGTATTTTAGATATGATCAATAGTAAACATGATTGGAACAATCATGTTTGGGGAGTAAAAGAAGGTACGAACTCTGAATTTGAGGAATCTGGCGAAGAGAAAGGAGAGGATCAAACAGCTGATACTGAGAGAGGTGAAAATAGTCATGTTGCAGGGAATGTTGATGGCACAGCTGATGTTTCGGGAAGAAACAAGAGAAAGCATGCAGACCGAGGAGCAGAGTCAAGGAAAAAGAATGTTTTGTGCCACCTAGCTGCTTCATCAAAAGGAAATATTGACACAGATATGAAAAATTTCTTGGAGGATCTGGTACAAGCTTCTTTTACTGCTTTTGGGGAGAAATTCTGTCAGCAGTTCTCGGACAGGTTGGGTAAGATTGAGACTGAGGTTACACAACTCAGGACAGCTTCAGAGAGAACTGAGCAATTTGAGACCGTTGTAACCGACAGATTGGGGAAAATTGAGGCTGAGGTTACACAGCTCAGGACAAGTTTAGTGGTGACTGAATTGGTGGGAAAGAGTGATCAAGCAAGCGGTCCTAGCTTGACCAAAATCAACAGTGGTCCTAGCACCAGCAAAAAAGGAACTGCTCCAACAAAGAAAAAG GCTGTAAAAAACCAAGAGTTAAAGACTGCTGATTCGTGTGTCAATTTACCTCGTGCAAAAGTTACTCAATCATCAGCTAGTGATCTTCGTATGGGTACACAAGAGTTTTTGGAAAGTTGCATGAAGAACCTTCCATTAGACACATTTGTGAAAGGTTTGAATCCTTCTCAAGCTAAAGTCGAAGATTCATTGGATTGGTTGGAACTTCCTAAATCATTGAAGAAGCCAACAGATTCATTGGAACTTCAAAAATCATTGAAGAAGCCAGCGGTCCGATTAGATGACCGAGATATAGAGCTAGACGGCGAAAATTTCCCTGATCGCTGCTTGGTGTTTGTGCATCCTACAGATTTTAAGAAGATGCAGGACTGGCAAGATACACGAAC AGCTATACAGATTGGTCCTTCTATGTTAGACGGTGATCTAGCCGGACGTATTATGTCTGCCAGCAGTTGGCTTAAAAACTAC GAAATTGATGCTATAATGTATGTTTTCCGGGAAAGAACAACATTGAAACGATGGAACGTAGATCGTGTTGCTTTCATGACATGCGTCTTCAGCGACCTCATTGCTAAGGATTACCAGAATTTCTGTAAGGGAATTAAAAAATACACTATGGATCCATTACTACTGCAATACGGTAAAGGTGAACTGCCTTCCCATGGAAGAACACAAATGTTGTGGAATGTCGATGTGGATCGGATGTACGTTCCTGTCTGGGTCAATTGCAACCATTGGATTGCTTTATGCATCAGTTTTGTGACTAGGAATATCCAGGTGTTTGACTGCgggggtaaaaaaaaaatcaaggaaGTGGAAGCTTTCGCGCAGCTTATTCCTCGGATTGTCAAGGCCGTGCAGTCATTGACAATACAGAAGCATCTCCACATCACTCCGTACAATGTTTCCTATGTACCTATGAGTGGTCTTAACCGACTTCAATGTCATTGTGGTGTGTACACTATAAAACACATCGAATGCCACGTGCTTGGGTTGGACATATTTATGGTGAATGATGAGAACATCTGGGGAGCTCGGATAAAGATTATGTGGGATCTATGGGAAGCAGCTAATGATCTAGAACTGATTGAGAGAATGTCAAAGTATGAACCTATTAAGTGTAGTAAGCCTGCCGAGTatgttgagattgatgatttatga
- the LOC117132771 gene encoding uncharacterized protein LOC117132771 isoform X3, producing the protein MLYCFQISGMELELPNRLYGEGLEPQVKKINNSCRLKLLELLKEKMEPEFDEVMKDPIFSQIMVIQKNDLKFSARLVHSFLCKELMTSKRHEKWFTFARRPLRFGLQEYHAVTGLKVKRENNSGLVTWKDDNGFWSKQIKTNGKINLQIIKKKHLEESNTWTWVDRVRLIYLCVIMGVVMGKDEKVNIPHLYMKLAMDLEKLRNYPWGLYSFDFLLKQIDKTRHKLEQKEGYLMEGFLFGFQIWIMEAVPALGEICGTKVSKDFTGPLCGNWRGCAKCSYEDIIGVENLFPENGILHSFMESHIDGVVLLATDFVQKDEKKDERVDRILDMINSKHDWNNHVWGVKEGTNSEFEESGEEKGEDQTADTERGENSHVAGNVDGTADVSGRNKRKHADRGAESRKKNVLCHLAASSKGNIDTDMKNFLEDLVQASFTAFGEKFCQQFSDRLGKIETEVTQLRTASERTEQFETVVTDRLGKIEAEVTQLRTSLVVTELVGKSDQASGPSLTKINSGPSTSKKGTAPTKKKAVKNQELKTADSCVNLPRAKVTQSSASDLRMGTQEFLESCMKNLPLDTFVKGLNPSQAKVEDSLDWLELPKSLKKPTDSLELQKSLKKPAVRLDDRDIELDGENFPDRCLVFVHPTDFKKMQDWQDTRTAIQIGPSMLDGDLAGRIMSASSWLKNYEIDAIMYVFRERTTLKRWNVDRVAFMTCVFSDLIAKDYQNFCKGIKKPTCQHFSNTVQQRNYGKLSRRTQRRIYRLCRIVCPNVIPVSMKLTSSPLSDICFHKIRSNCWTDIANMSKRLLEINHSISL; encoded by the exons atgttgtattgttttcaaatttcaggTATGGAGTTGGAGTTGCCTAATCGTTTATACGGTGAGGGATTGGAACCTCAGGTTAAGAAGATTAATAACAGCTGCCGACTAAAACTTCTCGAGTtgctaaaagaaaaaatggaacCAGAATTCGATGAAGTTATGAAAGATCCCATTTTTTCACAGATTATGGTTATCCAGAAGAATGATCTGAAGTTTTCGGCGAGGTTGGTACACTCTTTTTTGTGTAAGGAGTTGATGACAAGCAAGAGACATGAGAAGTGGTTCACTTTCGCTAGGAGACCTCTGCGTTTTGGATTGCAAGAGTATCATGCTGTCACTGGTCTGAAAGTGAAGCGAGAGAATAACAGTGGGCTAGTGACATGGAAAGACGATAATGGTTTTTGGAGCAAGCAGATAAAGAcaaatggaaaaataaatttgcaGATCATAAAAAAGAAGCATTTGGAAGAGAGCAATACCTGGACTTGGGTTGATAGGGTGAGACTGATATATCTTTGCGTTATTATGGGTGTGGTGATGGGAAAGGATGAGAAGGTGAATATCCCGCATCTGTACATGAAGTTGGCGatggatttggagaagcttcggAATTATCCATGGGGTCTGTATTCGTTTGATTTCCTTCTGAAGCAAATTGATAAAACAAGGCATAAATTAGAGCAGAAAGAGGGGTATCTGATGGAAGGATTCTTGTTTGGTTTCCAAATTTGGATAATGGAAGCTGTTCCTGCTTTAGGAGAGATTTGTGGCACAAAAGTCAGTAAAGATTTTACAGGTCCACTGTGTGGTAATTGGAGAGGATGTGCAAAATGTTCTTATGAAGATATCATTGGCGTTGAGAACTTATTCCCAGAAAAC GGAATTTTGCATTCATTCATGGAATCCCACATAGATGGAGTGGTCCTTTTGGCAACTGATTTTGTACAGAAGGATGAGAAGAAAGATGAAAGAGTAGATCGTATTTTAGATATGATCAATAGTAAACATGATTGGAACAATCATGTTTGGGGAGTAAAAGAAGGTACGAACTCTGAATTTGAGGAATCTGGCGAAGAGAAAGGAGAGGATCAAACAGCTGATACTGAGAGAGGTGAAAATAGTCATGTTGCAGGGAATGTTGATGGCACAGCTGATGTTTCGGGAAGAAACAAGAGAAAGCATGCAGACCGAGGAGCAGAGTCAAGGAAAAAGAATGTTTTGTGCCACCTAGCTGCTTCATCAAAAGGAAATATTGACACAGATATGAAAAATTTCTTGGAGGATCTGGTACAAGCTTCTTTTACTGCTTTTGGGGAGAAATTCTGTCAGCAGTTCTCGGACAGGTTGGGTAAGATTGAGACTGAGGTTACACAACTCAGGACAGCTTCAGAGAGAACTGAGCAATTTGAGACCGTTGTAACCGACAGATTGGGGAAAATTGAGGCTGAGGTTACACAGCTCAGGACAAGTTTAGTGGTGACTGAATTGGTGGGAAAGAGTGATCAAGCAAGCGGTCCTAGCTTGACCAAAATCAACAGTGGTCCTAGCACCAGCAAAAAAGGAACTGCTCCAACAAAGAAAAAG GCTGTAAAAAACCAAGAGTTAAAGACTGCTGATTCGTGTGTCAATTTACCTCGTGCAAAAGTTACTCAATCATCAGCTAGTGATCTTCGTATGGGTACACAAGAGTTTTTGGAAAGTTGCATGAAGAACCTTCCATTAGACACATTTGTGAAAGGTTTGAATCCTTCTCAAGCTAAAGTCGAAGATTCATTGGATTGGTTGGAACTTCCTAAATCATTGAAGAAGCCAACAGATTCATTGGAACTTCAAAAATCATTGAAGAAGCCAGCGGTCCGATTAGATGACCGAGATATAGAGCTAGACGGCGAAAATTTCCCTGATCGCTGCTTGGTGTTTGTGCATCCTACAGATTTTAAGAAGATGCAGGACTGGCAAGATACACGAAC AGCTATACAGATTGGTCCTTCTATGTTAGACGGTGATCTAGCCGGACGTATTATGTCTGCCAGCAGTTGGCTTAAAAACTAC GAAATTGATGCTATAATGTATGTTTTCCGGGAAAGAACAACATTGAAACGATGGAACGTAGATCGTGTTGCTTTCATGACATGCGTCTTCAGCGACCTCATTGCTAAGGATTACCAGAATTTCTGTAAGGGAATTAAAAA ACCAACGTGTCAGCATTTCTCTAATACTGTCCAACAAAGGAATTACGGGAAACTCTCTCGGCGAACGCAACGCAGAATTTATCGACTCTGCAGGATTGTTTGTCCTAATGTCATACCTGTATCCATGAAATTGACATCTAGCCCACTTTCTGACATCTGCTTCCATAAGATACGTTCCAATTGCTGGACTGATATTGCAAACATGAGCAAACGTCTTCTTGAAATCAACCACTCTATAAGCCTTTGA
- the LOC117132771 gene encoding uncharacterized protein LOC117132771 isoform X2 — MLYCFQISGMELELPNRLYGEGLEPQVKKINNSCRLKLLELLKEKMEPEFDEVMKDPIFSQIMVIQKNDLKFSARLVHSFLCKELMTSKRHEKWFTFARRPLRFGLQEYHAVTGLKVKRENNSGLVTWKDDNGFWSKQIKTNGKINLQIIKKKHLEESNTWTWVDRVRLIYLCVIMGVVMGKDEKVNIPHLYMKLAMDLEKLRNYPWGLYSFDFLLKQIDKTRHKLEQKEGYLMEGFLFGFQIWIMEAVPALGEICGTKVSKDFTGPLCGNWRGCAKCSYEDIIGVENLFPENGILHSFMESHIDGVVLLATDFVQKDEKKDERVDRILDMINSKHDWNNHVWGVKEGTNSEFEESGEEKGEDQTADTERGENSHVAGNVDGTADVSGRNKRKHADRGAESRKKNVLCHLAASSKGNIDTDMKNFLEDLVQASFTAFGEKFCQQFSDRLGKIETEVTQLRTASERTEQFETVVTDRLGKIEAEVTQLRTSLVVTELVGKSDQASGPSLTKINSGPSTSKKGTAPTKKKAVKNQELKTADSCVNLPRAKVTQSSASDLRMGTQEFLESCMKNLPLDTFVKGLNPSQAKVEDSLDWLELPKSLKKPTDSLELQKSLKKPAVRLDDRDIELDGENFPDRCLVFVHPTDFKKMQDWQDTRTAIQIGPSMLDGDLAGRIMSASSWLKNYEIDAIMYVFRERTTLKRWNVDRVAFMTCVFSDLIAKDYQNFCKGIKKYTMDPLLLQYGKGELPSHGRTQMLWNVDVDRMYVPVWVNCNHWIALCISFVTRNIQVFDCGGKKKIKEVEAFAQLIPRIVKAVQSLTIQKHLHITPYNVSYVPMSGLNRLQCHCGVYTIKHIECHVLGLDICRIVCPNVIPVSMKLTSSPLSDICFHKIRSNCWTDIANMSKRLLEINHSISL; from the exons atgttgtattgttttcaaatttcaggTATGGAGTTGGAGTTGCCTAATCGTTTATACGGTGAGGGATTGGAACCTCAGGTTAAGAAGATTAATAACAGCTGCCGACTAAAACTTCTCGAGTtgctaaaagaaaaaatggaacCAGAATTCGATGAAGTTATGAAAGATCCCATTTTTTCACAGATTATGGTTATCCAGAAGAATGATCTGAAGTTTTCGGCGAGGTTGGTACACTCTTTTTTGTGTAAGGAGTTGATGACAAGCAAGAGACATGAGAAGTGGTTCACTTTCGCTAGGAGACCTCTGCGTTTTGGATTGCAAGAGTATCATGCTGTCACTGGTCTGAAAGTGAAGCGAGAGAATAACAGTGGGCTAGTGACATGGAAAGACGATAATGGTTTTTGGAGCAAGCAGATAAAGAcaaatggaaaaataaatttgcaGATCATAAAAAAGAAGCATTTGGAAGAGAGCAATACCTGGACTTGGGTTGATAGGGTGAGACTGATATATCTTTGCGTTATTATGGGTGTGGTGATGGGAAAGGATGAGAAGGTGAATATCCCGCATCTGTACATGAAGTTGGCGatggatttggagaagcttcggAATTATCCATGGGGTCTGTATTCGTTTGATTTCCTTCTGAAGCAAATTGATAAAACAAGGCATAAATTAGAGCAGAAAGAGGGGTATCTGATGGAAGGATTCTTGTTTGGTTTCCAAATTTGGATAATGGAAGCTGTTCCTGCTTTAGGAGAGATTTGTGGCACAAAAGTCAGTAAAGATTTTACAGGTCCACTGTGTGGTAATTGGAGAGGATGTGCAAAATGTTCTTATGAAGATATCATTGGCGTTGAGAACTTATTCCCAGAAAAC GGAATTTTGCATTCATTCATGGAATCCCACATAGATGGAGTGGTCCTTTTGGCAACTGATTTTGTACAGAAGGATGAGAAGAAAGATGAAAGAGTAGATCGTATTTTAGATATGATCAATAGTAAACATGATTGGAACAATCATGTTTGGGGAGTAAAAGAAGGTACGAACTCTGAATTTGAGGAATCTGGCGAAGAGAAAGGAGAGGATCAAACAGCTGATACTGAGAGAGGTGAAAATAGTCATGTTGCAGGGAATGTTGATGGCACAGCTGATGTTTCGGGAAGAAACAAGAGAAAGCATGCAGACCGAGGAGCAGAGTCAAGGAAAAAGAATGTTTTGTGCCACCTAGCTGCTTCATCAAAAGGAAATATTGACACAGATATGAAAAATTTCTTGGAGGATCTGGTACAAGCTTCTTTTACTGCTTTTGGGGAGAAATTCTGTCAGCAGTTCTCGGACAGGTTGGGTAAGATTGAGACTGAGGTTACACAACTCAGGACAGCTTCAGAGAGAACTGAGCAATTTGAGACCGTTGTAACCGACAGATTGGGGAAAATTGAGGCTGAGGTTACACAGCTCAGGACAAGTTTAGTGGTGACTGAATTGGTGGGAAAGAGTGATCAAGCAAGCGGTCCTAGCTTGACCAAAATCAACAGTGGTCCTAGCACCAGCAAAAAAGGAACTGCTCCAACAAAGAAAAAG GCTGTAAAAAACCAAGAGTTAAAGACTGCTGATTCGTGTGTCAATTTACCTCGTGCAAAAGTTACTCAATCATCAGCTAGTGATCTTCGTATGGGTACACAAGAGTTTTTGGAAAGTTGCATGAAGAACCTTCCATTAGACACATTTGTGAAAGGTTTGAATCCTTCTCAAGCTAAAGTCGAAGATTCATTGGATTGGTTGGAACTTCCTAAATCATTGAAGAAGCCAACAGATTCATTGGAACTTCAAAAATCATTGAAGAAGCCAGCGGTCCGATTAGATGACCGAGATATAGAGCTAGACGGCGAAAATTTCCCTGATCGCTGCTTGGTGTTTGTGCATCCTACAGATTTTAAGAAGATGCAGGACTGGCAAGATACACGAAC AGCTATACAGATTGGTCCTTCTATGTTAGACGGTGATCTAGCCGGACGTATTATGTCTGCCAGCAGTTGGCTTAAAAACTAC GAAATTGATGCTATAATGTATGTTTTCCGGGAAAGAACAACATTGAAACGATGGAACGTAGATCGTGTTGCTTTCATGACATGCGTCTTCAGCGACCTCATTGCTAAGGATTACCAGAATTTCTGTAAGGGAATTAAAAAATACACTATGGATCCATTACTACTGCAATACGGTAAAGGTGAACTGCCTTCCCATGGAAGAACACAAATGTTGTGGAATGTCGATGTGGATCGGATGTACGTTCCTGTCTGGGTCAATTGCAACCATTGGATTGCTTTATGCATCAGTTTTGTGACTAGGAATATCCAGGTGTTTGACTGCgggggtaaaaaaaaaatcaaggaaGTGGAAGCTTTCGCGCAGCTTATTCCTCGGATTGTCAAGGCCGTGCAGTCATTGACAATACAGAAGCATCTCCACATCACTCCGTACAATGTTTCCTATGTACCTATGAGTGGTCTTAACCGACTTCAATGTCATTGTGGTGTGTACACTATAAAACACATCGAATGCCACGTGCTTGGGTTGGACA TCTGCAGGATTGTTTGTCCTAATGTCATACCTGTATCCATGAAATTGACATCTAGCCCACTTTCTGACATCTGCTTCCATAAGATACGTTCCAATTGCTGGACTGATATTGCAAACATGAGCAAACGTCTTCTTGAAATCAACCACTCTATAAGCCTTTGA
- the LOC117132771 gene encoding uncharacterized protein LOC117132771 isoform X4, with protein MLYCFQISGMELELPNRLYGEGLEPQVKKINNSCRLKLLELLKEKMEPEFDEVMKDPIFSQIMVIQKNDLKFSARLVHSFLCKELMTSKRHEKWFTFARRPLRFGLQEYHAVTGLKVKRENNSGLVTWKDDNGFWSKQIKTNGKINLQIIKKKHLEESNTWTWVDRVRLIYLCVIMGVVMGKDEKVNIPHLYMKLAMDLEKLRNYPWGLYSFDFLLKQIDKTRHKLEQKEGYLMEGFLFGFQIWIMEAVPALGEICGTKVSKDFTGPLCGNWRGCAKCSYEDIIGVENLFPENGILHSFMESHIDGVVLLATDFVQKDEKKDERVDRILDMINSKHDWNNHVWGVKEGTNSEFEESGEEKGEDQTADTERGENSHVAGNVDGTADVSGRNKRKHADRGAESRKKNVLCHLAASSKGNIDTDMKNFLEDLVQASFTAFGEKFCQQFSDRLGKIETEVTQLRTASERTEQFETVVTDRLGKIEAEVTQLRTSLVVTELVGKSDQASGPSLTKINSGPSTSKKGTAPTKKKAVKNQELKTADSCVNLPRAKVTQSSASDLRMGTQEFLESCMKNLPLDTFVKGLNPSQAKVEDSLDWLELPKSLKKPTDSLELQKSLKKPAVRLDDRDIELDGENFPDRCLVFVHPTDFKKMQDWQDTRTAIQIGPSMLDGDLAGRIMSASSWLKNYEIDAIMYVFRERTTLKRWNVDRVAFMTCVFSDLIAKDYQNFCKGIKKYTMDPLLLQYGKGELPSHGRTQMLWNVDVDRMYVPVWVNCNHWIALCISFVTRNIQVFDCGELYQVDQKIVRVFVCFAY; from the exons atgttgtattgttttcaaatttcaggTATGGAGTTGGAGTTGCCTAATCGTTTATACGGTGAGGGATTGGAACCTCAGGTTAAGAAGATTAATAACAGCTGCCGACTAAAACTTCTCGAGTtgctaaaagaaaaaatggaacCAGAATTCGATGAAGTTATGAAAGATCCCATTTTTTCACAGATTATGGTTATCCAGAAGAATGATCTGAAGTTTTCGGCGAGGTTGGTACACTCTTTTTTGTGTAAGGAGTTGATGACAAGCAAGAGACATGAGAAGTGGTTCACTTTCGCTAGGAGACCTCTGCGTTTTGGATTGCAAGAGTATCATGCTGTCACTGGTCTGAAAGTGAAGCGAGAGAATAACAGTGGGCTAGTGACATGGAAAGACGATAATGGTTTTTGGAGCAAGCAGATAAAGAcaaatggaaaaataaatttgcaGATCATAAAAAAGAAGCATTTGGAAGAGAGCAATACCTGGACTTGGGTTGATAGGGTGAGACTGATATATCTTTGCGTTATTATGGGTGTGGTGATGGGAAAGGATGAGAAGGTGAATATCCCGCATCTGTACATGAAGTTGGCGatggatttggagaagcttcggAATTATCCATGGGGTCTGTATTCGTTTGATTTCCTTCTGAAGCAAATTGATAAAACAAGGCATAAATTAGAGCAGAAAGAGGGGTATCTGATGGAAGGATTCTTGTTTGGTTTCCAAATTTGGATAATGGAAGCTGTTCCTGCTTTAGGAGAGATTTGTGGCACAAAAGTCAGTAAAGATTTTACAGGTCCACTGTGTGGTAATTGGAGAGGATGTGCAAAATGTTCTTATGAAGATATCATTGGCGTTGAGAACTTATTCCCAGAAAAC GGAATTTTGCATTCATTCATGGAATCCCACATAGATGGAGTGGTCCTTTTGGCAACTGATTTTGTACAGAAGGATGAGAAGAAAGATGAAAGAGTAGATCGTATTTTAGATATGATCAATAGTAAACATGATTGGAACAATCATGTTTGGGGAGTAAAAGAAGGTACGAACTCTGAATTTGAGGAATCTGGCGAAGAGAAAGGAGAGGATCAAACAGCTGATACTGAGAGAGGTGAAAATAGTCATGTTGCAGGGAATGTTGATGGCACAGCTGATGTTTCGGGAAGAAACAAGAGAAAGCATGCAGACCGAGGAGCAGAGTCAAGGAAAAAGAATGTTTTGTGCCACCTAGCTGCTTCATCAAAAGGAAATATTGACACAGATATGAAAAATTTCTTGGAGGATCTGGTACAAGCTTCTTTTACTGCTTTTGGGGAGAAATTCTGTCAGCAGTTCTCGGACAGGTTGGGTAAGATTGAGACTGAGGTTACACAACTCAGGACAGCTTCAGAGAGAACTGAGCAATTTGAGACCGTTGTAACCGACAGATTGGGGAAAATTGAGGCTGAGGTTACACAGCTCAGGACAAGTTTAGTGGTGACTGAATTGGTGGGAAAGAGTGATCAAGCAAGCGGTCCTAGCTTGACCAAAATCAACAGTGGTCCTAGCACCAGCAAAAAAGGAACTGCTCCAACAAAGAAAAAG GCTGTAAAAAACCAAGAGTTAAAGACTGCTGATTCGTGTGTCAATTTACCTCGTGCAAAAGTTACTCAATCATCAGCTAGTGATCTTCGTATGGGTACACAAGAGTTTTTGGAAAGTTGCATGAAGAACCTTCCATTAGACACATTTGTGAAAGGTTTGAATCCTTCTCAAGCTAAAGTCGAAGATTCATTGGATTGGTTGGAACTTCCTAAATCATTGAAGAAGCCAACAGATTCATTGGAACTTCAAAAATCATTGAAGAAGCCAGCGGTCCGATTAGATGACCGAGATATAGAGCTAGACGGCGAAAATTTCCCTGATCGCTGCTTGGTGTTTGTGCATCCTACAGATTTTAAGAAGATGCAGGACTGGCAAGATACACGAAC AGCTATACAGATTGGTCCTTCTATGTTAGACGGTGATCTAGCCGGACGTATTATGTCTGCCAGCAGTTGGCTTAAAAACTAC GAAATTGATGCTATAATGTATGTTTTCCGGGAAAGAACAACATTGAAACGATGGAACGTAGATCGTGTTGCTTTCATGACATGCGTCTTCAGCGACCTCATTGCTAAGGATTACCAGAATTTCTGTAAGGGAATTAAAAAATACACTATGGATCCATTACTACTGCAATACGGTAAAGGTGAACTGCCTTCCCATGGAAGAACACAAATGTTGTGGAATGTCGATGTGGATCGGATGTACGTTCCTGTCTGGGTCAATTGCAACCATTGGATTGCTTTATGCATCAGTTTTGTGACTAGGAATATCCAGGTGTTTGACTGCgggg AACTATACCAGGTCGATCAAAAGATTGTccgtgtttttgtttgttttgcatATTGA